Proteins encoded in a region of the Polyodon spathula isolate WHYD16114869_AA chromosome 9, ASM1765450v1, whole genome shotgun sequence genome:
- the LOC121320864 gene encoding POU domain, class 2, transcription factor 1-like isoform X10: MEEQRVKMRVQEQTSFESAQQDDMQESRMSNPSETNKPTMESGDGSTDIYTTGYGPLQHLICWDVLAAGSKLASAQTNGLDFQRQSVQTSAITNAHAQALLHQVQLAGASLQAASQTVNFQLTLTPAQQQLLLQQAQAQLLAAAVQHSASQQHNATGATISASAATPMTHIPLSQPIQITPDLQQLQQFQQQNLNLQQFVLVQPGHPIATQLQPAQFIISQTPQGQQSLLQAQNLLTQLPQQSQANLLQSQPSITLTAQPATPTRTIAATPIQPLPQNQTTPKRIDTPSLEEPSDLEELEQFAKTFKQRRIKLGFTQGDVGLAMGKLYGNDFSQTTISRFEALNLSFKNMCKLKPLLEKWLNDAENLTSDQALSSPSVLNSSGMGIEGLNRRRKKRTSIETNIRVALEKSFLEQNQKPTSEEITMIADQLNMEKEVIRVWFCNRRQKEKRINPPSSGSMSSTPIKAIFPNPATLVPSTASLVTSNTPTTLTVNSVLPITSTAVTNTGFTGMRDTDTSAILQQLYAYYHGTTGIGSATNTASVISSTPVASSAVTSPSLSPSPTSLSTSATESVSTHETSTTTQASTAVSSPLGTNQVMVTASGLSAALQGAATQLPANAGLAAMAAAAGLNPGLMSSQFAPGGALLSLNPGTFGSALNPALLSNSTLIQALASGGSLPITSLDASGNLLFANANAGGNLVTAPLFLNPQNLSLLTSNPVSLVSAAAASSGTSAQALNLQVTSAVAESNQNVVTSAGGAAAASTITTASKAQ, from the exons acttcTTTTGAAAGTGCACAGCAAGATGACATGCAAG AATCAAGAATGAGTAATCCGTCAGAAACGAATAAACCTACGATGGAGAGTGGTGATGGGAGCACAG ATATATATACAACAGGATATGGTCCACTACAACATCTAATTTGCTGGGATGTCCTGGCTGCAGGCAGCAAACTTGCAA GTGCCCAGACAAATGGATTGGACTTTCAGAGACAGTCTGTGCAAACAAGTGCAATCACTAATGCACATGCACAGGCATTACTTCATCAG GTCCAGCTTGCAGGAGCAAGTTTACAGGCTGCTTCTCAGACAGTAAATTTCCag CTAACCTTGACGCCCGCACAGCAGCAGTTGCTACTCCAACAAGCACAGGCTCAGCTGCTGGCAGCAGCAGTCCAACACTCTGCCAGTCAGCAACATAATGCCACCGGGGCAACCATCTCTGCATCTGCAGCTACTCCAATGACACACATACCCCTTTCACAGCCTATCCAAATAACACCA GACCTGCAGCAGCTTCAGCAGTTTCAGCAGCAAAACTTGAATCTGCAGCAGTTTGTGTTGGTGCAGCCGGGACACCCAATTGCAACCCAGTTGCAACCGGCTCAGTTCATTATATCACAGACGCCGCAGGGGCAGCAGA gtCTCCTGCAAGCTCAAAATCTTTTAACACAACTACCTCAACAAAGCCAAGCTAACCTCCTGCAGTCACAACCAAGCATCACCCTCACTGCACAG CCAGCTACGCCGACGCGCACAATAGCGGCGACACCCATTCAGCCACTTCCACAGAACCAGACGACACCAAAGCGCATAGACACTCCCAGTTTAGAGGAGCCCAGTGATCTGGAGGAGTTGGAGCAATTTGCTAAAACTTTCAAACAGAGGAGAATCAAACTGGGATTCACTCAG GGCGATGTTGGACTTGCTATGGGGAAACTGTATGGAAATGATTTTAGTCAAACAACAATCTCTCGCTTTGAAGCCTTGAATCTcagctttaaaaacatgtgcaagcTTAAACCCTTGCTTGAAAAGTGGCTAAATGATGcag AGAATTTGACATCTGACCAAGCTTTGTCCAGCCCAAGTGTCCTGAACTCCTCAGGAATGGGAATAGAGGGGCTGAATCGCAGGAGGAAGAAACGCACCAGCATTGAGACCAACATACGAGTGGCCTTAGAAAAGAGTTTTCTGGAG caGAACCAAAAGCCTACCTCTGAGGAGATCACAATGATAGCTGACCAGCTGAACATGGAGAAGGAGGTTATTCGTGTCTGGTTCTGTAATCGACGGCAAAAAGAGAAAAGAATCAATCCGCCTAGCAGTGGCAGCATGAGCAGCACTCCTATTAAAGCAATCTTCCCAAATCCTGCTACACTA GTGCCCAGCACTGCTAGCCTTGTGACCAGTAATACACCGACTACACTGACTGTAAACTCAGTTCTGCCTATAACAAGCACTGCTGTAACTAATACTGGCTTCACAGGTATGAGGGACACAGATACTTCTGCAATATTGCAACAACTTTATGCTTATTATCACG GCACAACAGGAATTGGGTCTGCCACTAACACAGCATCCGTGATCTCATCCACACCGGTCGCTTCCTCGGCTGTGACCTCACCTTCACTCAGCCCTTCCCCTACTTCATTATCTACGTCAGCCACAGAATCGGTCAGCACACATGAGACCAGTACCACCACACAAGCATCCACTGCCGTGTCTTCTCCATTGGGTACCAACCAGGTCATGGTGACAGCGTCTGGACTGTCAGCAGCCTTGCAAGGAGCAGCCACGCAGCTGCCTGCTAATGCAGGATTGGCAGctatggcagcagcagcaggacttAATCCTGGTCTGATGTCCTCTCAATTTGCACCAGG TGGTGCCTTATTAAGCCTCAATCCAGGAACATTTGGCAGTGCTTTAAACCCAGCATTGTTGAGCAACAGTACCCTTATTCAAG CTCTTGCATCTGGCGGGTCCCTTCCAATAACCTCTCTGGATGCCAGTGGAAATCTCTTGTTTGCCAATGCAAATGCAGGAGGTAACCTTGTGACTGCCCCATTGTTCCTTAACCCGCAAAACCTTTCTTTGCTCACCAGCAACCCAGTCAGCCTGGTTTCTGCGGCTGCTGCCTCTTCAGGCACTTCTGCACAGGCCCTGAACCTCCAGGTCACCTCAGCTGTAGCCGAATCAAACCAGAACGTTGTCACTTCTGCAGGCGGGGCGGCTGCTGCATCAACCATCACTACCGCCTCCAAGGCCCAATAA
- the LOC121320864 gene encoding POU domain, class 2, transcription factor 1-like isoform X2, translated as MEEQRVKMRVQEQTSFESAQQDDMQESRMSNPSETNKPTMESGDGSTDIYTTGYGPLQHLICWDVLAAGSKLASAQTNGLDFQRQSVQTSAITNAHAQALLHQVQLAGASLQAASQTVNFQSKTEESADSQVSSQPSTQHSVQGALPQTPLMLAGGQITGLTLTPAQQQLLLQQAQAQLLAAAVQHSASQQHNATGATISASAATPMTHIPLSQPIQITPDLQQLQQFQQQNLNLQQFVLVQPGHPIATQLQPAQFIISQTPQGQQSLLQAQNLLTQLPQQSQANLLQSQPSITLTAQPATPTRTIAATPIQPLPQNQTTPKRIDTPSLEEPSDLEELEQFAKTFKQRRIKLGFTQGDVGLAMGKLYGNDFSQTTISRFEALNLSFKNMCKLKPLLEKWLNDAENLTSDQALSSPSVLNSSGMGIEGLNRRRKKRTSIETNIRVALEKSFLENQKPTSEEITMIADQLNMEKEVIRVWFCNRRQKEKRINPPSSGSMSSTPIKAIFPNPATLVPSTASLVTSNTPTTLTVNSVLPITSTAVTNTGFTGMRDTDTSAILQQLYAYYHGTTGIGSATNTASVISSTPVASSAVTSPSLSPSPTSLSTSATESVSTHETSTTTQASTAVSSPLGTNQVMVTASGLSAALQGAATQLPANAGLAAMAAAAGLNPGLMSSQFAPGGALLSLNPGTFGSALNPALLSNSTLIQALASGGSLPITSLDASGNLLFANANAGGNLVTAPLFLNPQNLSLLTSNPVSLVSAAAASSGTSAQALNLQVTSAVAESNQNVVTSAGGAAAASTITTASKAQ; from the exons acttcTTTTGAAAGTGCACAGCAAGATGACATGCAAG AATCAAGAATGAGTAATCCGTCAGAAACGAATAAACCTACGATGGAGAGTGGTGATGGGAGCACAG ATATATATACAACAGGATATGGTCCACTACAACATCTAATTTGCTGGGATGTCCTGGCTGCAGGCAGCAAACTTGCAA GTGCCCAGACAAATGGATTGGACTTTCAGAGACAGTCTGTGCAAACAAGTGCAATCACTAATGCACATGCACAGGCATTACTTCATCAG GTCCAGCTTGCAGGAGCAAGTTTACAGGCTGCTTCTCAGACAGTAAATTTCCag TCTAAAACAGAAGAATCTGCTGATTCTCAAGTCTCAAGTCAGCCTTCCACTCAGCACTCAGTACAGGGTGCTCTCCCACAGACTCCGCTCATGTTGGCAGGAGGACAGATCACTGGA CTAACCTTGACGCCCGCACAGCAGCAGTTGCTACTCCAACAAGCACAGGCTCAGCTGCTGGCAGCAGCAGTCCAACACTCTGCCAGTCAGCAACATAATGCCACCGGGGCAACCATCTCTGCATCTGCAGCTACTCCAATGACACACATACCCCTTTCACAGCCTATCCAAATAACACCA GACCTGCAGCAGCTTCAGCAGTTTCAGCAGCAAAACTTGAATCTGCAGCAGTTTGTGTTGGTGCAGCCGGGACACCCAATTGCAACCCAGTTGCAACCGGCTCAGTTCATTATATCACAGACGCCGCAGGGGCAGCAGA gtCTCCTGCAAGCTCAAAATCTTTTAACACAACTACCTCAACAAAGCCAAGCTAACCTCCTGCAGTCACAACCAAGCATCACCCTCACTGCACAG CCAGCTACGCCGACGCGCACAATAGCGGCGACACCCATTCAGCCACTTCCACAGAACCAGACGACACCAAAGCGCATAGACACTCCCAGTTTAGAGGAGCCCAGTGATCTGGAGGAGTTGGAGCAATTTGCTAAAACTTTCAAACAGAGGAGAATCAAACTGGGATTCACTCAG GGCGATGTTGGACTTGCTATGGGGAAACTGTATGGAAATGATTTTAGTCAAACAACAATCTCTCGCTTTGAAGCCTTGAATCTcagctttaaaaacatgtgcaagcTTAAACCCTTGCTTGAAAAGTGGCTAAATGATGcag AGAATTTGACATCTGACCAAGCTTTGTCCAGCCCAAGTGTCCTGAACTCCTCAGGAATGGGAATAGAGGGGCTGAATCGCAGGAGGAAGAAACGCACCAGCATTGAGACCAACATACGAGTGGCCTTAGAAAAGAGTTTTCTGGAG AACCAAAAGCCTACCTCTGAGGAGATCACAATGATAGCTGACCAGCTGAACATGGAGAAGGAGGTTATTCGTGTCTGGTTCTGTAATCGACGGCAAAAAGAGAAAAGAATCAATCCGCCTAGCAGTGGCAGCATGAGCAGCACTCCTATTAAAGCAATCTTCCCAAATCCTGCTACACTA GTGCCCAGCACTGCTAGCCTTGTGACCAGTAATACACCGACTACACTGACTGTAAACTCAGTTCTGCCTATAACAAGCACTGCTGTAACTAATACTGGCTTCACAGGTATGAGGGACACAGATACTTCTGCAATATTGCAACAACTTTATGCTTATTATCACG GCACAACAGGAATTGGGTCTGCCACTAACACAGCATCCGTGATCTCATCCACACCGGTCGCTTCCTCGGCTGTGACCTCACCTTCACTCAGCCCTTCCCCTACTTCATTATCTACGTCAGCCACAGAATCGGTCAGCACACATGAGACCAGTACCACCACACAAGCATCCACTGCCGTGTCTTCTCCATTGGGTACCAACCAGGTCATGGTGACAGCGTCTGGACTGTCAGCAGCCTTGCAAGGAGCAGCCACGCAGCTGCCTGCTAATGCAGGATTGGCAGctatggcagcagcagcaggacttAATCCTGGTCTGATGTCCTCTCAATTTGCACCAGG TGGTGCCTTATTAAGCCTCAATCCAGGAACATTTGGCAGTGCTTTAAACCCAGCATTGTTGAGCAACAGTACCCTTATTCAAG CTCTTGCATCTGGCGGGTCCCTTCCAATAACCTCTCTGGATGCCAGTGGAAATCTCTTGTTTGCCAATGCAAATGCAGGAGGTAACCTTGTGACTGCCCCATTGTTCCTTAACCCGCAAAACCTTTCTTTGCTCACCAGCAACCCAGTCAGCCTGGTTTCTGCGGCTGCTGCCTCTTCAGGCACTTCTGCACAGGCCCTGAACCTCCAGGTCACCTCAGCTGTAGCCGAATCAAACCAGAACGTTGTCACTTCTGCAGGCGGGGCGGCTGCTGCATCAACCATCACTACCGCCTCCAAGGCCCAATAA
- the LOC121320864 gene encoding POU domain, class 2, transcription factor 1-like isoform X14, giving the protein MEEQRVKMRVQEQTSFESAQQDDMQESRMSNPSETNKPTMESGDGSTGAQTNGLDFQRQSVQTSAITNAHAQALLHQLTLTPAQQQLLLQQAQAQLLAAAVQHSASQQHNATGATISASAATPMTHIPLSQPIQITPDLQQLQQFQQQNLNLQQFVLVQPGHPIATQLQPAQFIISQTPQGQQSLLQAQNLLTQLPQQSQANLLQSQPSITLTAQPATPTRTIAATPIQPLPQNQTTPKRIDTPSLEEPSDLEELEQFAKTFKQRRIKLGFTQGDVGLAMGKLYGNDFSQTTISRFEALNLSFKNMCKLKPLLEKWLNDAENLTSDQALSSPSVLNSSGMGIEGLNRRRKKRTSIETNIRVALEKSFLEQNQKPTSEEITMIADQLNMEKEVIRVWFCNRRQKEKRINPPSSGSMSSTPIKAIFPNPATLVPSTASLVTSNTPTTLTVNSVLPITSTAVTNTGFTGMRDTDTSAILQQLYAYYHGTTGIGSATNTASVISSTPVASSAVTSPSLSPSPTSLSTSATESVSTHETSTTTQASTAVSSPLGTNQVMVTASGLSAALQGAATQLPANAGLAAMAAAAGLNPGLMSSQFAPGGALLSLNPGTFGSALNPALLSNSTLIQALASGGSLPITSLDASGNLLFANANAGGNLVTAPLFLNPQNLSLLTSNPVSLVSAAAASSGTSAQALNLQVTSAVAESNQNVVTSAGGAAAASTITTASKAQ; this is encoded by the exons acttcTTTTGAAAGTGCACAGCAAGATGACATGCAAG AATCAAGAATGAGTAATCCGTCAGAAACGAATAAACCTACGATGGAGAGTGGTGATGGGAGCACAG GTGCCCAGACAAATGGATTGGACTTTCAGAGACAGTCTGTGCAAACAAGTGCAATCACTAATGCACATGCACAGGCATTACTTCATCAG CTAACCTTGACGCCCGCACAGCAGCAGTTGCTACTCCAACAAGCACAGGCTCAGCTGCTGGCAGCAGCAGTCCAACACTCTGCCAGTCAGCAACATAATGCCACCGGGGCAACCATCTCTGCATCTGCAGCTACTCCAATGACACACATACCCCTTTCACAGCCTATCCAAATAACACCA GACCTGCAGCAGCTTCAGCAGTTTCAGCAGCAAAACTTGAATCTGCAGCAGTTTGTGTTGGTGCAGCCGGGACACCCAATTGCAACCCAGTTGCAACCGGCTCAGTTCATTATATCACAGACGCCGCAGGGGCAGCAGA gtCTCCTGCAAGCTCAAAATCTTTTAACACAACTACCTCAACAAAGCCAAGCTAACCTCCTGCAGTCACAACCAAGCATCACCCTCACTGCACAG CCAGCTACGCCGACGCGCACAATAGCGGCGACACCCATTCAGCCACTTCCACAGAACCAGACGACACCAAAGCGCATAGACACTCCCAGTTTAGAGGAGCCCAGTGATCTGGAGGAGTTGGAGCAATTTGCTAAAACTTTCAAACAGAGGAGAATCAAACTGGGATTCACTCAG GGCGATGTTGGACTTGCTATGGGGAAACTGTATGGAAATGATTTTAGTCAAACAACAATCTCTCGCTTTGAAGCCTTGAATCTcagctttaaaaacatgtgcaagcTTAAACCCTTGCTTGAAAAGTGGCTAAATGATGcag AGAATTTGACATCTGACCAAGCTTTGTCCAGCCCAAGTGTCCTGAACTCCTCAGGAATGGGAATAGAGGGGCTGAATCGCAGGAGGAAGAAACGCACCAGCATTGAGACCAACATACGAGTGGCCTTAGAAAAGAGTTTTCTGGAG caGAACCAAAAGCCTACCTCTGAGGAGATCACAATGATAGCTGACCAGCTGAACATGGAGAAGGAGGTTATTCGTGTCTGGTTCTGTAATCGACGGCAAAAAGAGAAAAGAATCAATCCGCCTAGCAGTGGCAGCATGAGCAGCACTCCTATTAAAGCAATCTTCCCAAATCCTGCTACACTA GTGCCCAGCACTGCTAGCCTTGTGACCAGTAATACACCGACTACACTGACTGTAAACTCAGTTCTGCCTATAACAAGCACTGCTGTAACTAATACTGGCTTCACAGGTATGAGGGACACAGATACTTCTGCAATATTGCAACAACTTTATGCTTATTATCACG GCACAACAGGAATTGGGTCTGCCACTAACACAGCATCCGTGATCTCATCCACACCGGTCGCTTCCTCGGCTGTGACCTCACCTTCACTCAGCCCTTCCCCTACTTCATTATCTACGTCAGCCACAGAATCGGTCAGCACACATGAGACCAGTACCACCACACAAGCATCCACTGCCGTGTCTTCTCCATTGGGTACCAACCAGGTCATGGTGACAGCGTCTGGACTGTCAGCAGCCTTGCAAGGAGCAGCCACGCAGCTGCCTGCTAATGCAGGATTGGCAGctatggcagcagcagcaggacttAATCCTGGTCTGATGTCCTCTCAATTTGCACCAGG TGGTGCCTTATTAAGCCTCAATCCAGGAACATTTGGCAGTGCTTTAAACCCAGCATTGTTGAGCAACAGTACCCTTATTCAAG CTCTTGCATCTGGCGGGTCCCTTCCAATAACCTCTCTGGATGCCAGTGGAAATCTCTTGTTTGCCAATGCAAATGCAGGAGGTAACCTTGTGACTGCCCCATTGTTCCTTAACCCGCAAAACCTTTCTTTGCTCACCAGCAACCCAGTCAGCCTGGTTTCTGCGGCTGCTGCCTCTTCAGGCACTTCTGCACAGGCCCTGAACCTCCAGGTCACCTCAGCTGTAGCCGAATCAAACCAGAACGTTGTCACTTCTGCAGGCGGGGCGGCTGCTGCATCAACCATCACTACCGCCTCCAAGGCCCAATAA
- the LOC121320864 gene encoding POU domain, class 2, transcription factor 1-like isoform X15, producing the protein MEEQRVKMRVQEQTSFESAQQDDMQESRMSNPSETNKPTMESGDGSTGAQTNGLDFQRQSVQTSAITNAHAQALLHQLTLTPAQQQLLLQQAQAQLLAAAVQHSASQQHNATGATISASAATPMTHIPLSQPIQITPDLQQLQQFQQQNLNLQQFVLVQPGHPIATQLQPAQFIISQTPQGQQSLLQAQNLLTQLPQQSQANLLQSQPSITLTAQPATPTRTIAATPIQPLPQNQTTPKRIDTPSLEEPSDLEELEQFAKTFKQRRIKLGFTQGDVGLAMGKLYGNDFSQTTISRFEALNLSFKNMCKLKPLLEKWLNDAENLTSDQALSSPSVLNSSGMGIEGLNRRRKKRTSIETNIRVALEKSFLEQNQKPTSEEITMIADQLNMEKEVIRVWFCNRRQKEKRINPPSSGSMSSTPIKAIFPNPATLVPSTASLVTSNTPTTLTVNSVLPITSTAVTNTGFTGTTGIGSATNTASVISSTPVASSAVTSPSLSPSPTSLSTSATESVSTHETSTTTQASTAVSSPLGTNQVMVTASGLSAALQGAATQLPANAGLAAMAAAAGLNPGLMSSQFAPGGALLSLNPGTFGSALNPALLSNSTLIQALASGGSLPITSLDASGNLLFANANAGGNLVTAPLFLNPQNLSLLTSNPVSLVSAAAASSGTSAQALNLQVTSAVAESNQNVVTSAGGAAAASTITTASKAQ; encoded by the exons acttcTTTTGAAAGTGCACAGCAAGATGACATGCAAG AATCAAGAATGAGTAATCCGTCAGAAACGAATAAACCTACGATGGAGAGTGGTGATGGGAGCACAG GTGCCCAGACAAATGGATTGGACTTTCAGAGACAGTCTGTGCAAACAAGTGCAATCACTAATGCACATGCACAGGCATTACTTCATCAG CTAACCTTGACGCCCGCACAGCAGCAGTTGCTACTCCAACAAGCACAGGCTCAGCTGCTGGCAGCAGCAGTCCAACACTCTGCCAGTCAGCAACATAATGCCACCGGGGCAACCATCTCTGCATCTGCAGCTACTCCAATGACACACATACCCCTTTCACAGCCTATCCAAATAACACCA GACCTGCAGCAGCTTCAGCAGTTTCAGCAGCAAAACTTGAATCTGCAGCAGTTTGTGTTGGTGCAGCCGGGACACCCAATTGCAACCCAGTTGCAACCGGCTCAGTTCATTATATCACAGACGCCGCAGGGGCAGCAGA gtCTCCTGCAAGCTCAAAATCTTTTAACACAACTACCTCAACAAAGCCAAGCTAACCTCCTGCAGTCACAACCAAGCATCACCCTCACTGCACAG CCAGCTACGCCGACGCGCACAATAGCGGCGACACCCATTCAGCCACTTCCACAGAACCAGACGACACCAAAGCGCATAGACACTCCCAGTTTAGAGGAGCCCAGTGATCTGGAGGAGTTGGAGCAATTTGCTAAAACTTTCAAACAGAGGAGAATCAAACTGGGATTCACTCAG GGCGATGTTGGACTTGCTATGGGGAAACTGTATGGAAATGATTTTAGTCAAACAACAATCTCTCGCTTTGAAGCCTTGAATCTcagctttaaaaacatgtgcaagcTTAAACCCTTGCTTGAAAAGTGGCTAAATGATGcag AGAATTTGACATCTGACCAAGCTTTGTCCAGCCCAAGTGTCCTGAACTCCTCAGGAATGGGAATAGAGGGGCTGAATCGCAGGAGGAAGAAACGCACCAGCATTGAGACCAACATACGAGTGGCCTTAGAAAAGAGTTTTCTGGAG caGAACCAAAAGCCTACCTCTGAGGAGATCACAATGATAGCTGACCAGCTGAACATGGAGAAGGAGGTTATTCGTGTCTGGTTCTGTAATCGACGGCAAAAAGAGAAAAGAATCAATCCGCCTAGCAGTGGCAGCATGAGCAGCACTCCTATTAAAGCAATCTTCCCAAATCCTGCTACACTA GTGCCCAGCACTGCTAGCCTTGTGACCAGTAATACACCGACTACACTGACTGTAAACTCAGTTCTGCCTATAACAAGCACTGCTGTAACTAATACTGGCTTCACAG GCACAACAGGAATTGGGTCTGCCACTAACACAGCATCCGTGATCTCATCCACACCGGTCGCTTCCTCGGCTGTGACCTCACCTTCACTCAGCCCTTCCCCTACTTCATTATCTACGTCAGCCACAGAATCGGTCAGCACACATGAGACCAGTACCACCACACAAGCATCCACTGCCGTGTCTTCTCCATTGGGTACCAACCAGGTCATGGTGACAGCGTCTGGACTGTCAGCAGCCTTGCAAGGAGCAGCCACGCAGCTGCCTGCTAATGCAGGATTGGCAGctatggcagcagcagcaggacttAATCCTGGTCTGATGTCCTCTCAATTTGCACCAGG TGGTGCCTTATTAAGCCTCAATCCAGGAACATTTGGCAGTGCTTTAAACCCAGCATTGTTGAGCAACAGTACCCTTATTCAAG CTCTTGCATCTGGCGGGTCCCTTCCAATAACCTCTCTGGATGCCAGTGGAAATCTCTTGTTTGCCAATGCAAATGCAGGAGGTAACCTTGTGACTGCCCCATTGTTCCTTAACCCGCAAAACCTTTCTTTGCTCACCAGCAACCCAGTCAGCCTGGTTTCTGCGGCTGCTGCCTCTTCAGGCACTTCTGCACAGGCCCTGAACCTCCAGGTCACCTCAGCTGTAGCCGAATCAAACCAGAACGTTGTCACTTCTGCAGGCGGGGCGGCTGCTGCATCAACCATCACTACCGCCTCCAAGGCCCAATAA